The nucleotide window GCGTCCCAGTCCGCTTGCGGCGTTCCGGGCTTCCACGGCTGGCACGATACCTCAATGTACGCCTTGGCCTTGGGCTCCGTGCCGCTCGGGCGGAGGCACACCTTCGCCCCGATCCCGTCCCCGGTCAGCCGGAAGATGAGGAAGTTGCGCGCCGCCTTATCCGTGTCACCCTTGAACGGCCCCATCCGCCCGCTCTCGTCCTGAAGGTCTTCGAAGCCCGTGACCGGCAGGCCGCCGATCGTTTTCGGCGGGCTGCTCCGGAGCGCGTCGAGCATGCGCCCCATGTTCACCTTGCCTTCGAGGCCCGTGAGCACGATGTTCAGCAGCTCGTTCCGGAAGTACCCGAACTGGCGGTTCAGCTCGTCGAGGTACGTGACGAGCGTGCTGCCCTGGCGCTTCTGGTAGAGCGCCGCCTCGGCCAGCAGCAGCGCGGCGCAGGCGGAGTCCTTGTCGCGGACCCCGGCGGTCGCCATGATCCCGTGGCTCTCTTCGCTCGCGATGACGAAATCCTTGAGCGTGCCGCGGACGTCGCCGAACTGGCCGGTCGATTCGATCTGCCACAGGGCGTCGGCGTGGTACTTGAACCCGACCAGCAGGTCCGCGATCGTCTGCGCCCCGAAGTGCCGGCCGATGCGGGCGACCTGTCCGGTGGTCACCTCCGTGGTGATGACGATGGGTGCGGCGGGCAGGGAGCCCGAGCGCGCGAGCTGGGCCAGCTTGAAGTGCGTGAGCAGGGCCGCGATCTCGTTGCCCGTCAGGAACCGGAACGTGCCCTTTCCGTCCGGCGAGCGGTTCGCCATGCCGCCGAGCCGGTCGGCGTCCGGGTCGGTGGAGATGATGAGGTCGGCGCCCGTCTCCAGCCCGACCCGCTCGGCCCGGTCCATGCACTCGGGCACCTCCGGGTTCGGGGTCTTCGTGACGTTCGGGAACTGGCCGTCCGGGGTCGCCTGCTCCGGCACCGGGATCGGCCGGAACCCTTGCGCTTCCAGCACCTCGCCGGCGCAGAACCCGCCGCACCCGTGCATCGGCGTGTACACCACCCGCAGCTCGTCCGCCTTCGGCACGCCCAGCACGCTCTCGTGCCGGCACAGGTCGATGAACGCCCGGTGCGGCGCGTCGTCGAGGAACTGCACCTTGCCGGCGCGGACCGCGTCGGCGAACGGGACGTGCTTGATCGCCGTGACCTGATCGACCATCTCGCTCATGAGCTGGTCCTCGGGCGGGACCAACTGGCTGCCGCGGTCGTCGTAGAACTTGCTCCCGTTGTCGTCGGGCGGGTTGTGGCTGGCGGTCATGTTCAGCCCGCCGTGCGCCCGCAGGAACCGGACGGTGAACGACAGCTCGGGGGTCGGGACGTACCGCTTGCTGTCCGGCGGGAGGATGTGCGCCTGAATGCCGTTGGCCGCGTACACCCCGGCCGCGTGCTGGCAGAACTCGCGGCTGGACAGGTGCAGCACCGGGTTCGGCAGGGCGGGGTTGTAGACCTTGCGCTTGTCCTCGAACTGGCGCACGTCGAACGCGAGCACCACCTTCAGCGGCGCGACGCCGGGGAACCGCTGGCGCAGGTACTCGCAGTGCCCTTGGACGCTGGCGCCGAGGGTCCACAGGTTCATGCGGTTCGGGCCGATGCCGACCGCGCCGCGGCGCCCGCCGGTGCCGAACGGCATCACCTGGTAGAAGGAGTCGAGCAGAACGGACCACGCGCCGGCGCCGCACAGGTGCTCGATTTGGGGGCGGTAGGCCGCAAAGTCCGGGTGTGTGAGCCAGGTCTCGAGGTTGCCGAGCGCCTTCTCTTTGAGCGCGGCGTCGGCGTCGATACCGGCGAACCCGGCCCGGGCGTCAGAAAGCAGATCCATGTATGCGTCCTCGCGGGCGGCGCGAGGTCTTTGCGACCCGCGCCGGGAGGGTTTTCTACCGGCGCCCGGCGCCAGAGACTACTGCGCCGCCCGCGATGCGGAAGAGGAATTCAGGGTGTTTACGATGACCTCGTCGGTGCCGTTCGGCGGGGTCGAGCCGGCCGCCGGGTCCACTTTCACACGGATCTTGAGCGTGCGCCCCGGTGTGAGGTTGGCGGCCGGGATCGTGTGCGTGAACGGGCTCACACCCGGGGCCGGGACAACGGCCGTGTATACGACCGAGGGCGGAGCGCCGGTCGTGTCAAGCAGCGTGATCTCGTAGGGCAGGTCGTTGCGGTTCGTGGTCATGGTCACCGTCAGAGCTGTGTTCGCCGTGACCGGGCCGGCGGCCGGCGACGTGATGGCCGGTGCCGCGTCGACGAGCAGCGCGGTGAACTGGGCCGGTGCCGAACTCTTTTTGGCGGCTTTCTTTGCGGCCGGCTTTTTGACCGCTGGTTGCGTGGCCGCGGTCTTCTTGGCGGCCGGTTTCGGCGCGGCGACTTTTTTGGCGGCCTGCCGTTTCGTCGCAGAATTAATAGTAGGTTCCTTGGGCTGTTTGGGCACGGTAAAATCCCTTGATGAGCATAGGGTAAGGGTTGTGATGTTACGGTTTCGGGGCCAGCTTAGTCACCGTCAGGTTGCGGACGACACAGTCGCACGAGTGGCAGTAGATGCCGATTCCCTTGCCGAGGTAAGGGGGGCGGAACGTGTATTCCGATAGCGCTGGGCCCAGCCCATTGAATGGCAGCGCGCTGTTGAGGTCCACGCCAATAATGCCTGCGGAAAGTGGTCGAATCGGGTGCCCGTCGACCTCCCCTTCGATGGCGTCCCCGCGGACATCGATCCGCACTTTCGCGAACCGCAGCTTTTCGTTCTTGTTTTCCGGGTGCCAGCGTGACCACGCCCGCAAGTGGTTGCCAGTGAGTCCGTTCTCGTGGCGCGCCCACCAGTACCTCTCGAAGGTGCCGGCGAGGCGGCGCTCCGCATTAACGAACTCGGGGCCAATGGTTGCTGCGAAAAACGATTCGTGTTTGAACGGCAGGCCTTCCCACAGTCGCCGGCCGACGTAAATGCCGGCTCGCGCATTGACTGTGGTGTTGAACGTTGTCCCGATCATGGCCTCGACCCGGTAGTCGGGCGGAAGCTCTTGGTCAAGGATGTTCGCCATCCCGGTGCCCGTGTGTGAGAACTTGACGTAGTTGTCGATCGTGTCGCGCATCAGCGTGTGGTCCGGCTCGTTAACCGGTTCGATCAACGGGAGCCCGGTGTCGTCGGTAATCGCGACCGGCCCGCCGGCTGCGATTCGCTCACCGAATGAGGGTTCTGGAGGCCGTCGCTCGGTCGGAGGTGGCTCGTCTTGGGGCGGCTTCTGCAGAAGTAATGCGGCTGTCGTGATTACTGCGACGAGGGCAATCGCGGCGGCGATGAGTACGCGACGGCTTCGCCACCAGTGTAGCGGTTTCTCGGGCAAGGTTGCCTGACGCGCGGCCGCTTCGGCTTGAGACTCGAGCAGCGCGCGAACCGCTTCGTCGCGGCGCCAGCGGTCGAGGTCGTCTGCCAACTCGGCGGCGGTCGGGTATCGGTCCCCCGGGCGCTTGGCGAGGCACTTGAGTACGATCGCTTGAAGCGCCGCGGGCACGTCCGCATACAGTGCAGCGGGCGGCACCGGTTGTGCCGTGCGGATCACGTGATACACGTCGTGGTGCCCGTCGTCGGCGAACGGGCGGTGCCCGGTCAGCACCTCGTACAGGGTCACGCCCAGCGCCCAC belongs to Gemmata obscuriglobus and includes:
- a CDS encoding phospho-sugar mutase encodes the protein MDLLSDARAGFAGIDADAALKEKALGNLETWLTHPDFAAYRPQIEHLCGAGAWSVLLDSFYQVMPFGTGGRRGAVGIGPNRMNLWTLGASVQGHCEYLRQRFPGVAPLKVVLAFDVRQFEDKRKVYNPALPNPVLHLSSREFCQHAAGVYAANGIQAHILPPDSKRYVPTPELSFTVRFLRAHGGLNMTASHNPPDDNGSKFYDDRGSQLVPPEDQLMSEMVDQVTAIKHVPFADAVRAGKVQFLDDAPHRAFIDLCRHESVLGVPKADELRVVYTPMHGCGGFCAGEVLEAQGFRPIPVPEQATPDGQFPNVTKTPNPEVPECMDRAERVGLETGADLIISTDPDADRLGGMANRSPDGKGTFRFLTGNEIAALLTHFKLAQLARSGSLPAAPIVITTEVTTGQVARIGRHFGAQTIADLLVGFKYHADALWQIESTGQFGDVRGTLKDFVIASEESHGIMATAGVRDKDSACAALLLAEAALYQKRQGSTLVTYLDELNRQFGYFRNELLNIVLTGLEGKVNMGRMLDALRSSPPKTIGGLPVTGFEDLQDESGRMGPFKGDTDKAARNFLIFRLTGDGIGAKVCLRPSGTEPKAKAYIEVSCQPWKPGTPQADWDAACAEIDKRVQLLATDFLTQALATIGQAPTPGADKLSR
- a CDS encoding serine/threonine protein kinase, which translates into the protein MNRGPEDTFQLPQIPGYVVEKFVASGGTGVVFRARHLATDRLVALKLISPRGASDEIAHERFLREIRTLAQIKHPNVVPVYDAGNWHGFPYCTMEFVADGTLNGHLERFRKDHRAAAALLAKVARGVQALHDQGIIHRDLKPLNILIGPDDEPLVADFGLAKCLGDESDLTLTALPLGTRMYMAPEQTLGRRQDYKAPCDVWALGVTLYEVLTGHRPFADDGHHDVYHVIRTAQPVPPAALYADVPAALQAIVLKCLAKRPGDRYPTAAELADDLDRWRRDEAVRALLESQAEAAARQATLPEKPLHWWRSRRVLIAAAIALVAVITTAALLLQKPPQDEPPPTERRPPEPSFGERIAAGGPVAITDDTGLPLIEPVNEPDHTLMRDTIDNYVKFSHTGTGMANILDQELPPDYRVEAMIGTTFNTTVNARAGIYVGRRLWEGLPFKHESFFAATIGPEFVNAERRLAGTFERYWWARHENGLTGNHLRAWSRWHPENKNEKLRFAKVRIDVRGDAIEGEVDGHPIRPLSAGIIGVDLNSALPFNGLGPALSEYTFRPPYLGKGIGIYCHSCDCVVRNLTVTKLAPKP